A window of Apium graveolens cultivar Ventura chromosome 8, ASM990537v1, whole genome shotgun sequence contains these coding sequences:
- the LOC141678392 gene encoding F-box protein CPR1-like: MRTRSNLIILCRSIGMASVGSDAGMHRVDIDTLLHSVLKCPMDWDFFSKFIGTCNGVVLLYDGYEHITFWNPTIRTYIDLIHPRASTPQNPNGNIKYNFGFGYDHFNDDYKVVMSFQLDITAVLNGEEIVKEAYVFSLKSNIWRKIGDFPYFVCKSGCYGAYVGGSLYWTCVERSVDSNFRSLIVAFDLATEEYRIIPTPLYEDISSEVEITIGSLEESLWAHCSLVVEGEEDSVGFSDTWILHEVDKEPYSWTKLLSLDYPSKFCKPLAYSKRGKNVLLDNRMKLLWYDLVKGEEGREINIRGLPDYFGSDVCVESLVHLDCGSSDKENQHIGEEKVVEDDIQSNEESIFSVIANFVTELFRGIFEF; this comes from the coding sequence ATGAGAACTCGCTCTAATCTTATCATACTTTGCAGGAGCATAGGAATGGCTTCTGTTGGCAGTGATGCAGGTATGCATCGTGTTGATATTGATACACTCTTACATTCTGTACTAAAATGTCCTATGGACTGGGATTTTTTCAGTAAATTTATTGGCACCTGTAATGGTGTAGTCTTATTGTACGATGGATATGAACATATAACCTTTTGGAATCCGACTATTCGTACTTATATTGACCTGATTCATCCTCGTGCAAGTACTCCTCAGAATCCAAATGggaatattaaatataattttggCTTTGGGTATGATCATTTCAATGATGATTACAAAGTGGTGATGTCTTTTCAGTTGGATATTACAGCAGTACTAAATGGTGAGGAAATTGTTAAGGAAGCTTATGTTTTTAGTTTGAAATCAAATATATGGAGAAAAATAGGAGACTTTCCGTATTTTGTTTGTAAAAGTGGATGTTATGGTGCATATGTTGGTGGTTCCTTATACTGGACTTGTGTGGAGCGAAGTGTTGATTCTAATTTCCGCAGCTTAATTGTTGCATTTGATCTTGCAACGGAAGAGTATAGGATTATACCAACGCCCCTATATGAAGATATTAGTTCTGAGGTTGAAATTACAATTGGGTCGTTGGAAGAATCTCTTTGGGCTCACTGCTCTTTGGTCGTTGAAGGTGAAGAGGACTCGGTGGGCTTTTCAGACACATGGATACTCCACGAAGTAGACAAAGAACCGTATTCGTGGACAAAATTACTTTCACTAGATTATCCAAGTAAATTTTGTAAGCCATTGGCATATTCAAAGCGTGGTAAGAATGTACTTTTGGATAACCGCATGAAGTTGTTATGGTATGATCTAGTCAAGGGAGAGGAAGGACGAGAGATAAATATTAGGGGTTTGCCTGACTACTTTGGCTCAGACGTCTGTGTTGAAAGTCTTGTTCATCTTGATTGCGGTTCAAGTGATAAGGAGAATCAGCATATAGGAGAGGAAAAGGTTGTCGAAGACGATATACAAAGTAATGAAG